CAATACATAGAAGCCTTCTCCGTCGTCACCTCCACCTGAAATTGCTTCGTTTACTACATCCCAGGACTTAACGTATCCACCGCAAGCTTCCATCATACCTTTTACCCATCTGTTCATAGCCCAGGTCAGTGTATCAGCCTTTTCTTTTGGAGTTAATGGAATCTTATTGTTTGATGCCAAAGCTTCAATAGCATAAGTATAACCATGCCAACTAGGTTTACTCCATGCACTCAAATCAGCATTTTCAAAAGAAGAATTGGCAATTAAATTGGTATTAGAACCTGTAGCTGTCAATGTTACATCGTCAATGTACAAGTCGCCACTAAATTTGCCAAAAGAGAATACCAATTTCTGAATAGGAATATTAGCCGTAAATTTAACGGAAGAAGTACCCCATTCTTTTCCAATAGATAAATCAGATAAATATTGTACTTTCGATCCATCTGCATTGTTGGGCCAAAAAGCTATTTTTGTTTCTGCAGTAGCCTTTGCACGTATGCTGATTGTATATTCCTGGCCTACAGTGAGAGCTTCTGGCAACATATTATAGATTTGCCAATCCCACATATTCGCTTTAGCTTCCGTAGTTTTTATATGCAATGCATGTTCTACGTTACTGGGATCAACTGCTATTACTTTGTCAGCAATCAAGCCATTCAAGTATTCATTCTGCTGTTGAGAATGCCAGGCTAATGTATGGCCGTAGACGGATAAACTAGCAGACTTGGCCATTTCTATAAATTTCGTTACTTCAGAGAAACTCATAGAACCATCTTTAGCAACACAAGAGCTGTATTTCATAGCATTACCCGGAGTTATCTCATCGAAATTAGCACCAGCCAATCGATAGACAATACCTCCCTGATTAAAATCGCTTTCTGAAATACCCGTTCCCAACTTAAAGTTGGGATGGGTAGTACGATTAATATACGATTTTAACGGAGCATAATCATTTAGATACTCCATAGTCGCTATAGAACTTGGTTTTTCTACAGAAAAATCATTAATACCAGTATCAGCGCACCCGGCTATTATGGCCGATCCTAATGCTGTTATCAGAAGTTTATTTATATACTGTTTCATTTGTATCATTTTTAGGAATCAATCGATTATTTATTTTTCGTTGTGAAAGTTTCCAATTTACTTCCACGGTCACGCGCAACCAATGTATCATCACATGTGTATTTTTTATACAACGTAGGACCATCTGCCTTTTGCTTGTACTGATAAGTCAATACATAATTTAACTTCAGTTCATCACGATCTTTATCTCCCCAAGCCTTTTTTGCACCTTCTTTTGTCCATGTGCCATTACCGGTAACCGAATAACCTTCTGTTCCACTGGTAATTGTACATTTGTCATTGTCGTCGAATGTTAATATAAGGTTACACGTTAATGTTTTAGTACCCAATGTACCATCTTGATTATACACCTTTACAACCGTTGATACAGGATAAGCAACTTGCTTATAGGCATTCGTTGTAAGTCCACGTACCTCATCATTCTCTATATAATTAGCTTTGCGTGCTACTGTAGTAACTGATCCATTATCGTCAATTACATCCGTACCTCGGCTCAGCCAATTCCCAGCCCATTTATTGATGTATTTAACAGCATAAAGAATATAGTTTTTACTCTTCAATATGGTATCAGCATTTTCTACATTAGTCATTCTTAACGGAATAACATAAGTTGTTGAAATAGATTTCGGATCATTGAAGAATGCATCTGTTAATTGTACTTCGACTCCTCCCAACACTTTACCAGGAGGTATAATAATTTTGTTGGATGCCAGTGTATAATAAGAAGAAGGCATAGGTATAATATCACTTCCATCTTTATAAGTCAACCCATCACACAAAGATTCATCAACCACAAAATTTATTATACGATTAGTCTCATTTTTATATACTCCCCCTATGGTAGCCATAATCTGGCATTTGTGCTCATTGTCCAATGTTGTATCATACGTATCTGTACCCAATGTAATGGTACGTATTGGTGTCTGTTTGGCAAAATAGACACTTGTCGTACCGTAATCGGGAAAATCCCAATCAGCATTCTCGCAAGATGTAACCAGTGCACCTAGCATCATAATAGCGGCTATAATTTTTTTCATAATTAATCAAATTAATGTTTTACATTGTAATGAATTACCATCCCTGGTTTTGTTCCAGAGCACTAAATTTTAATATTTCACTATAAGGAATAGGCCCATAATACATATTATCTTTATACGTACGTGTCTCAACTTCTATCGGAGAATAAGTTTTAGT
This genomic interval from uncultured Bacteroides sp. contains the following:
- a CDS encoding DUF5627 domain-containing protein translates to MKKIIAAIMMLGALVTSCENADWDFPDYGTTSVYFAKQTPIRTITLGTDTYDTTLDNEHKCQIMATIGGVYKNETNRIINFVVDESLCDGLTYKDGSDIIPMPSSYYTLASNKIIIPPGKVLGGVEVQLTDAFFNDPKSISTTYVIPLRMTNVENADTILKSKNYILYAVKYINKWAGNWLSRGTDVIDDNGSVTTVARKANYIENDEVRGLTTNAYKQVAYPVSTVVKVYNQDGTLGTKTLTCNLILTFDDNDKCTITSGTEGYSVTGNGTWTKEGAKKAWGDKDRDELKLNYVLTYQYKQKADGPTLYKKYTCDDTLVARDRGSKLETFTTKNK
- a CDS encoding endo-1,4-beta-xylanase — protein: MKQYINKLLITALGSAIIAGCADTGINDFSVEKPSSIATMEYLNDYAPLKSYINRTTHPNFKLGTGISESDFNQGGIVYRLAGANFDEITPGNAMKYSSCVAKDGSMSFSEVTKFIEMAKSASLSVYGHTLAWHSQQQNEYLNGLIADKVIAVDPSNVEHALHIKTTEAKANMWDWQIYNMLPEALTVGQEYTISIRAKATAETKIAFWPNNADGSKVQYLSDLSIGKEWGTSSVKFTANIPIQKLVFSFGKFSGDLYIDDVTLTATGSNTNLIANSSFENADLSAWSKPSWHGYTYAIEALASNNKIPLTPKEKADTLTWAMNRWVKGMMEACGGYVKSWDVVNEAISGGGDDGEGFYVLQSASNGDPLKNFYWQDYLGSEEYVRKVVGMARKYYAEFKGNPSDLKLFINDYNLESDWDDNKKLKSLIHWIQRWEKDGVTKIDGIGTQMHVSCFANATSQKSKEEHIVKMFELLAASGKLVKISELDLGYIDEDGKTVKTVNMTEDQHKAMAEFYKFIVKKYFEIIPVAQQYGITTWSITDSPDSNSSFWRAGEPIGLWDLNYNRKHTYAGYADGLAGK